A genome region from Bradyrhizobium sp. WSM1417 includes the following:
- the trxB gene encoding thioredoxin-disulfide reductase, translating to MSAAVHAKVVIIGSGPAGYTAAIYAARAMLEPILIQGLQAGGQLTITTDVENYPGFADVIQGPWLMEQMEKQALHVGTQIKTDLVTKLDTSQRPFRLTCDSGDVYLADTVILATGAQARWLGLPSEAKFQGGGVSACATCDGFFYRNKQVVVVGGGNTAVEEALYLTNHASQVTIVHRRDHFRAERILQERLFKHPKIKVIWDSAVDEICGTENPNKVTHVRLKNVKTGALTDVPTDGVFVAIGHAPATELVAGQIKLKPSGYVEVAPNSTATSVPGLFAAGDVADETYRQAVTAAGLGCMAALEAERFLALRASERAAAE from the coding sequence ATGTCCGCCGCTGTCCATGCAAAGGTCGTCATCATCGGCTCCGGCCCCGCCGGCTACACGGCGGCGATCTACGCCGCGCGCGCGATGCTCGAGCCGATCCTGATCCAGGGCCTCCAGGCGGGCGGCCAGCTCACCATCACCACCGACGTCGAGAACTATCCGGGTTTCGCCGACGTGATCCAGGGCCCCTGGCTGATGGAGCAGATGGAGAAGCAGGCGCTGCATGTGGGCACCCAGATCAAGACCGATCTGGTGACCAAGCTCGACACCTCGCAGCGACCCTTTCGTCTCACCTGCGATAGCGGTGACGTCTATCTCGCCGACACCGTGATTCTCGCGACCGGCGCCCAGGCGCGCTGGCTCGGGTTGCCGTCCGAAGCAAAATTCCAGGGTGGCGGCGTGTCGGCCTGTGCCACCTGTGACGGCTTCTTCTACCGCAACAAGCAAGTCGTGGTGGTCGGCGGCGGCAATACAGCGGTCGAGGAAGCCCTGTACCTCACCAACCACGCCTCGCAGGTCACCATCGTGCATCGTCGCGATCACTTCCGCGCCGAACGCATCCTGCAGGAGCGTCTGTTCAAGCACCCGAAGATCAAGGTGATATGGGACTCAGCCGTCGACGAAATCTGCGGCACCGAGAACCCGAACAAGGTCACCCATGTGCGACTGAAGAACGTCAAGACCGGCGCCTTGACCGATGTGCCGACCGACGGCGTCTTCGTCGCCATCGGGCATGCCCCGGCGACCGAACTCGTGGCCGGCCAGATCAAGCTGAAGCCGTCGGGCTATGTCGAGGTCGCCCCGAACTCGACCGCGACCTCGGTCCCCGGACTGTTCGCCGCCGGCGACGTCGCCGACGAGACCTATCGTCAAGCGGTCACGGCGGCCGGCCTCGGCTGCATGGCAGCGCTCGAGGCGGAACGATTTT